In Humulus lupulus chromosome 6, drHumLupu1.1, whole genome shotgun sequence, a single genomic region encodes these proteins:
- the LOC133783841 gene encoding uncharacterized protein LOC133783841 isoform X1 codes for MLVMGLDLHSLVILFIYFSFHLADVPKLCLNLHFVFYYAYLYFDISLLVDFLAFQELVTAWVVILACLVHGFVTVLVASEAHAITLAVEGLLGVVFRVAALTDEAMNVGEVQITSRTCHVNQTQRDIIECENFVF; via the exons atgTTAGTTATGGGATTGGAtttgcattcacttgttatattatttatttattttagttttcatcttgcagatgttcccaagctttgtttgaatcttcattttgttttctattatgcttatttatattttgatatttctttgcTAGTTGATTTTCTGGCATTTCAAGAACTTGTTACTGCTTGGGTTGTCATCTTGGCTTGCCTTGTCCATGGGTTTGTTACAGTCTTAGTTGCTAGTGAAGCTCATGCAATAACTCTGGCTGTTGAGGGTTTGTTAGGAGTTGTGTTTAGAGTGGCTGCATTAACAGATGAAGCAATGAATGTTGGTGAG GTTCAGATCACTTCCAGGACTTGTCATGTCAACCAGACCCAAAGGGATATCATAGAATGTGAGAATTTTGTCTTctag
- the LOC133783841 gene encoding uncharacterized protein LOC133783841 isoform X2, which translates to MLVMGLDLHSLVILFIYFSFHLADVPKLCLNLHFVFYYAYLYFDISLLVDFLAFQELVTAWVVILACLVHGFVTVLVASEAHAITLAVEGLLGVVFRVAALTDEAMNVGSDHFQDLSCQPDPKGYHRM; encoded by the exons atgTTAGTTATGGGATTGGAtttgcattcacttgttatattatttatttattttagttttcatcttgcagatgttcccaagctttgtttgaatcttcattttgttttctattatgcttatttatattttgatatttctttgcTAGTTGATTTTCTGGCATTTCAAGAACTTGTTACTGCTTGGGTTGTCATCTTGGCTTGCCTTGTCCATGGGTTTGTTACAGTCTTAGTTGCTAGTGAAGCTCATGCAATAACTCTGGCTGTTGAGGGTTTGTTAGGAGTTGTGTTTAGAGTGGCTGCATTAACAGATGAAGCAATGAATGTTG GTTCAGATCACTTCCAGGACTTGTCATGTCAACCAGACCCAAAGGGATATCATAGAATGTGA